A genomic window from Flavobacterium phycosphaerae includes:
- the truA gene encoding tRNA pseudouridine(38-40) synthase TruA has translation MRYFIELAYNGTNYHGWQYQPDACSVQETLNKALSVLLKTEIDIVGAGRTDTGVHARQMYAHFDFDTPIDSAELVHKLNSFLPKDIVIFDIIKVADEAHARFDATKRTYEYHIHTFKDAFESQGSWQYQNKLDLDKMNEACGLLFKHTDFECFSKTNSDVRTFNCVIFEAHWQQNGTKLLFTISADRFLRNMVRAIVGTMINIGLGKVSLADFEKIIESKNRSKAGFSVPAHGLYLTKIEYEYLP, from the coding sequence TTGAGATATTTTATCGAATTAGCTTATAACGGAACAAACTACCACGGTTGGCAATACCAGCCCGATGCTTGTTCTGTACAGGAAACACTAAACAAAGCTTTATCCGTTTTACTAAAAACCGAAATTGATATTGTGGGCGCCGGAAGAACAGATACCGGTGTTCATGCCCGTCAAATGTATGCGCATTTTGATTTCGATACTCCAATTGATTCGGCAGAACTAGTTCATAAACTTAATTCTTTTTTACCGAAAGACATTGTCATTTTTGACATCATAAAAGTAGCCGATGAGGCCCATGCCCGCTTTGATGCTACCAAACGAACTTATGAATATCACATACATACTTTCAAAGATGCTTTTGAGTCCCAAGGCAGTTGGCAGTACCAAAACAAACTGGATTTAGACAAAATGAATGAAGCTTGTGGGTTGTTGTTTAAGCACACTGATTTTGAATGCTTTTCAAAAACCAATTCGGATGTACGAACCTTTAACTGTGTAATTTTTGAAGCCCATTGGCAACAAAACGGTACTAAACTACTATTTACCATTTCGGCTGACCGTTTCCTGCGCAATATGGTTCGGGCTATTGTTGGTACGATGATTAATATTGGATTAGGTAAAGTTAGTCTAGCCGACTTCGAAAAAATAATTGAAAGTAAAAACCGCAGCAAAGCCGGGTTTTCAGTTCCCGCCCACGGATTATATTTAACCAAAATTGAATACGAATACCTACCATAA
- a CDS encoding TMEM175 family protein, protein MKPNDNEEITRDEIKKEFQLERMILFSDAVFAIVITLMAIEIKIPETEELTTETLAKALLHLIPTLLAYIVSFIFIGAIWYQHLKMFSLLKDYDKGLVIRNMLLLFFIGLFPFSATLITRAKGQMIPFFMYLFMILFCVIAQFVLYHYIVIKRPSIRLNTDISEHKAELQKRKIAVIGFSASAVLIMITYLLIPQPELKNLSMLWMMVFPIVFKVMTKKK, encoded by the coding sequence ATGAAACCAAATGATAACGAAGAGATTACTCGTGACGAAATCAAGAAAGAATTTCAATTAGAACGTATGATATTGTTTAGTGATGCCGTGTTTGCCATAGTAATCACTTTGATGGCTATAGAAATAAAAATCCCGGAAACCGAAGAGTTAACCACCGAAACATTAGCCAAAGCTTTGCTACATCTAATACCAACGCTTTTGGCCTATATAGTGAGCTTCATTTTCATTGGCGCTATTTGGTACCAGCATTTAAAAATGTTCAGTTTATTAAAAGATTACGACAAAGGTTTAGTGATTAGAAATATGTTGTTATTATTTTTTATCGGATTATTTCCTTTTAGCGCCACACTCATTACTCGTGCCAAGGGACAAATGATTCCTTTTTTCATGTATCTTTTTATGATTCTGTTTTGTGTCATTGCCCAATTTGTATTATACCATTACATCGTAATAAAAAGGCCTTCCATACGCTTAAACACTGATATAAGCGAACACAAGGCCGAACTGCAAAAGCGAAAAATTGCGGTCATTGGCTTTTCAGCTTCAGCGGTTTTAATTATGATTACGTACCTGCTTATTCCACAACCGGAATTGAAAAATCTTTCGATGCTTTGGATGATGGTGTTTCCAATTGTTTTTAAAGTAATGACCAAGAAAAAGTAA
- a CDS encoding DUF4293 family protein, which translates to MFRIQTYYLIVCLILSGVLPFVFPLWKDAAGKSFYFMMDIAYVTLFGLSATLSLLSILSHAKRQQQFVMGRLNIILNLILLGLFVYRTLNLSGGTVTVSEKGIGMFLPIFSIVFLVLANKAIKKDEDLVKSVDRLR; encoded by the coding sequence ATGTTTAGAATACAAACGTATTATTTGATAGTTTGCCTGATACTTTCAGGGGTATTGCCTTTTGTTTTTCCTTTGTGGAAAGACGCTGCCGGTAAGTCCTTTTATTTCATGATGGATATTGCTTATGTAACCTTATTCGGGTTGAGTGCTACCTTATCATTATTGAGCATTTTATCACATGCAAAAAGACAACAACAATTTGTCATGGGCAGATTGAATATCATATTGAATTTAATTTTATTAGGATTATTTGTGTATCGAACACTAAATCTATCCGGAGGAACGGTTACCGTTTCTGAGAAGGGTATTGGGATGTTCTTACCTATTTTTTCTATCGTATTTTTGGTTTTGGCCAACAAAGCCATCAAAAAGGATGAAGATCTCGTAAAATCTGTGGATCGATTGCGATAA
- a CDS encoding metallophosphoesterase family protein — MKKILLLSDTHSHIDDAILKYVNQADEVWHAGDIGDLKVTDTLKALKPLRAVYGNIDDDKARMEFPLNNRFLCEGVDVLITHIGGYPGKYNQVIRAEIQKNPPKLFICGHSHILKVQFDKQLGLLHMNPGACGIYGFHQVRTMLRFEIDGDKIQNLEIIEIGKK; from the coding sequence ATGAAAAAAATCCTCCTCCTTTCGGATACTCATAGTCATATAGATGATGCCATCTTAAAGTATGTAAATCAAGCTGATGAAGTGTGGCATGCCGGAGACATTGGCGATTTAAAAGTTACCGATACGCTAAAAGCCCTAAAGCCTTTGCGAGCGGTTTATGGCAATATTGATGATGACAAGGCGCGAATGGAATTTCCGTTAAACAATAGATTCCTCTGCGAAGGTGTTGATGTTTTGATAACTCACATTGGCGGTTATCCCGGAAAGTACAATCAAGTAATTCGGGCTGAGATTCAAAAGAATCCACCCAAGCTTTTCATTTGCGGGCATTCACACATCTTAAAAGTACAGTTTGATAAACAATTGGGGTTATTGCACATGAATCCGGGCGCTTGTGGTATTTATGGATTTCACCAAGTTCGTACCATGTTGCGATTTGAAATTGATGGCGATAAGATTCAAAATTTGGAAATTATTGAAATAGGCAAGAAGTAG